The proteins below come from a single Candidatus Eremiobacteraceae bacterium genomic window:
- a CDS encoding DUF3084 domain-containing protein, which translates to MAALFAEIAWGPIFIILASVIVAGAIAYIGDRVGHLVGRRRMTIFGLRPKYTSTIFAVGFGMLIAMAVIAVGLSISYDARLALFSLNKLNDQIAALTRERDRELQDPVIYFSGQPLTQPVIINSSGTQASIEGQLSALFVDVANLYRSVPGVRPYPKDPLSPEVKTSISRAAAGIKALNPTPAIVVPVAGQNIFRDTAMSISFAVFKDELIYRKGELMGTVPVSNGKDTGKDQAALIQLETSLQRNAEDHGMPNMIADNLTTTEEESAASLRQLTSIGGPALIKAVAPYDIYAHGPLVTMLVVSPIGR; encoded by the coding sequence ATGGCCGCCTTGTTCGCCGAGATCGCGTGGGGCCCGATCTTCATCATCCTCGCGAGCGTCATCGTCGCGGGTGCGATAGCCTACATCGGCGATCGCGTCGGCCATCTCGTCGGGCGCCGCCGGATGACGATCTTCGGTCTGCGGCCGAAATACACGAGCACGATCTTCGCAGTTGGATTCGGCATGCTCATCGCGATGGCGGTCATCGCAGTCGGGCTCTCGATCTCGTACGACGCGCGGCTCGCGCTGTTCTCGCTCAACAAGCTGAACGATCAGATCGCAGCGCTCACGCGCGAACGGGATCGCGAGCTGCAGGACCCGGTCATCTACTTCTCCGGTCAGCCGCTGACGCAGCCGGTCATCATCAACTCGTCGGGGACGCAGGCGAGTATCGAAGGACAGCTGTCAGCGCTCTTCGTCGACGTCGCGAACCTATATCGCTCCGTGCCCGGCGTGCGGCCGTATCCGAAAGACCCGCTGAGCCCGGAAGTCAAGACGTCGATCTCACGCGCGGCGGCCGGCATCAAGGCGCTCAACCCGACGCCGGCGATCGTCGTGCCAGTTGCCGGGCAAAACATCTTCCGCGACACTGCGATGAGCATCTCGTTCGCCGTGTTCAAAGACGAGCTCATCTATCGCAAAGGCGAGCTCATGGGAACGGTCCCGGTCTCGAACGGCAAGGACACCGGCAAGGACCAAGCGGCGCTCATCCAGCTCGAGACGAGCTTGCAGCGTAACGCCGAAGATCACGGGATGCCGAACATGATCGCCGACAACTTGACGACGACCGAGGAAGAGTCGGCGGCGAGCTTGCGGCAATTGACGTCGATCGGCGGACCGGCGCTCATCAAGGCAGTGGCGCCGTACGACATCTACGCGCACGGCCCGCTCGTGACGATGCTCGTCGTTTCACCGATCGGGCGATGA
- a CDS encoding S-layer homology domain-containing protein, with the protein MKTSAGLAACALAALVLFASPSTSAASPFSDVPRTHWAIDYIRALAADGIIQGYPQGKFDGSKDMTRYEVAAIVARAVSYVQANGASASDMAKLQKLMDAYKDELDSLGVRVSTVEDRLNTLDKSTQFAQRFSVHGTLSSQFTERERTTSPMLVDGHTIAANDSVFKFTDAFIETDITNDPYYGRDSPGVLLPRENWEFTAQYAVTPNLIVTLPVKVWDYSFGGYRQQQTGVGINPTLDVTAPDITNLKGLEMRIGMLNNLRGSLTGLTYSPPDDFRIGFKDPFRPYPMGVSVQGTAFNWLDFQAYGFRIDPVMINTGAFPPNDGYGAVGYLSPYYPQQSTSTYSSAQTTDTFPNGGPSQQLITNVYLSLLAQPGTIYISYLLGPGCPTGCTFTGPNQGQPPFTYVQTVNEVIFSTPLPAGSQVALTYQGYSTSNNTLPQRYDVGGRAVYHVPGIGNGAATLGLSFNRIFDIPNDNVLFTSFPGTPNVGLVSDTVFGLDFVLPIAYAIGPVQTPAIFGEVSSSKYSGDYLHTPAQSDTAGVIGLKFKILGGDQTIVFQNVGPNWIDGAQFQYSGQAPAIFSFYNFPYLPAPYGIGNDLALNAEVDRAAAAAGFTGPFLSSNTTFPYGSFAFPLFNQFKAQGPYYYSSFTPNTTGAAVTLNFPLTLGNISAKLNLGGQSLREIRPNSLATDIFGPQFASSVKAKYDQLGAGVTLGLPIFDRTATVTLQGLFERLERNDTTPFVYAADPALNVASYNPVASAELTGTGQQILFYPNFVDVKHTVGHAQLALPVTAALTANLDYYEQRYTGEALNTLTQSISQRKLQLTGGVLYNIPNTNASVNLFFNRYEYHDDDAPTWNWVQNKQNLYFSVKF; encoded by the coding sequence TTGAAGACGAGTGCCGGCCTAGCTGCGTGCGCGCTGGCGGCCTTGGTCCTGTTCGCGTCGCCGTCCACGTCGGCCGCGTCTCCGTTTTCTGACGTTCCTCGCACCCATTGGGCGATCGACTACATCCGCGCTCTCGCAGCCGACGGAATCATCCAAGGCTATCCGCAAGGCAAATTCGACGGCAGCAAGGACATGACGCGCTACGAGGTGGCCGCGATCGTCGCCCGCGCCGTCTCCTACGTCCAAGCGAACGGCGCTTCTGCGTCGGACATGGCGAAACTCCAAAAGCTCATGGACGCCTACAAGGACGAGCTCGACTCGCTCGGCGTCCGCGTCTCGACGGTCGAAGACCGGCTGAACACGCTCGACAAATCGACGCAGTTCGCCCAGCGCTTCTCCGTTCACGGCACGCTGTCGTCGCAGTTCACCGAGCGCGAGCGCACGACATCACCGATGCTCGTCGATGGACACACGATCGCGGCGAACGACTCCGTCTTCAAGTTCACGGACGCGTTCATCGAGACCGACATCACGAACGATCCGTACTACGGCAGAGACAGCCCGGGCGTGCTGCTCCCGCGCGAGAACTGGGAGTTCACAGCGCAGTACGCGGTGACGCCGAACCTCATCGTGACCCTGCCGGTCAAGGTTTGGGATTACTCGTTCGGAGGCTATCGCCAGCAGCAGACCGGCGTCGGCATCAACCCGACGCTCGACGTGACGGCTCCGGATATCACGAACCTCAAGGGGTTGGAGATGCGCATCGGCATGCTCAACAACTTGCGCGGCTCGCTGACCGGCCTCACCTATAGCCCGCCTGACGACTTCAGGATCGGCTTCAAGGACCCGTTCCGTCCGTATCCGATGGGTGTTTCCGTCCAGGGCACCGCGTTCAACTGGCTTGATTTCCAGGCATACGGTTTCCGCATCGATCCGGTGATGATCAACACCGGCGCGTTCCCGCCGAACGACGGCTACGGTGCGGTCGGCTACCTGTCGCCGTACTACCCGCAGCAGTCGACAAGCACGTATAGTTCGGCGCAGACGACCGACACGTTCCCGAACGGCGGCCCGAGCCAGCAGCTCATCACGAACGTCTATCTCTCGTTGCTCGCGCAGCCGGGGACGATCTACATCTCGTACTTGCTCGGGCCGGGTTGCCCGACGGGCTGCACGTTCACCGGGCCGAATCAAGGCCAGCCGCCCTTCACCTACGTGCAGACGGTGAACGAAGTCATATTCTCGACGCCTTTGCCGGCCGGTTCGCAAGTCGCGCTGACATATCAAGGATACAGCACGAGCAACAATACGCTGCCGCAGCGCTACGACGTCGGCGGCCGCGCGGTCTACCACGTCCCTGGCATCGGCAACGGCGCGGCGACCCTCGGGCTGTCGTTCAACCGCATCTTCGACATCCCGAACGACAACGTGCTGTTCACATCATTCCCCGGCACGCCGAACGTGGGTCTCGTCAGCGACACGGTCTTCGGGCTCGACTTCGTCTTGCCGATCGCGTACGCGATCGGTCCGGTGCAGACACCGGCGATCTTCGGCGAGGTATCGTCGAGCAAGTACAGCGGCGACTACTTGCACACGCCGGCGCAGAGCGACACAGCGGGCGTCATCGGCCTGAAGTTCAAGATCCTCGGCGGCGATCAGACGATCGTCTTCCAGAACGTCGGACCGAACTGGATCGACGGTGCGCAGTTCCAGTATTCGGGGCAAGCGCCGGCGATATTCAGCTTCTACAACTTCCCGTATTTGCCGGCGCCGTACGGTATCGGCAACGACCTGGCGCTCAACGCCGAAGTCGATCGCGCGGCAGCGGCGGCGGGCTTCACCGGTCCATTCCTCTCGTCGAACACGACGTTCCCGTACGGTTCGTTCGCCTTCCCGCTGTTCAATCAGTTCAAGGCACAAGGACCGTACTACTATAGCTCGTTCACGCCGAACACGACCGGCGCTGCGGTGACGCTCAATTTCCCGCTGACCCTCGGCAACATCAGCGCGAAGCTGAACCTCGGCGGCCAGTCGCTGCGCGAGATCCGGCCCAACTCGCTCGCGACCGACATCTTCGGACCGCAGTTCGCGTCGTCGGTGAAGGCGAAATACGATCAGCTCGGCGCCGGCGTCACGCTCGGCTTGCCGATCTTCGACCGTACGGCGACCGTGACGCTGCAAGGCCTGTTCGAGCGGCTCGAGCGCAACGACACGACGCCGTTCGTCTACGCGGCGGATCCCGCGCTCAACGTCGCGTCGTACAACCCGGTCGCAAGCGCGGAGCTGACGGGCACGGGCCAACAGATCCTGTTCTATCCGAACTTCGTCGACGTCAAGCACACGGTCGGCCACGCGCAGCTCGCGCTTCCGGTGACAGCCGCGCTGACCGCCAACCTCGATTACTACGAGCAGCGCTACACCGGCGAGGCGCTCAACACGCTGACGCAAAGCATCAGCCAGCGAAAGCTCCAACTGACGGGCGGCGTGCTGTACAACATCCCGAACACGAACGCGTCGGTCAATCTGTTCTTCAACCGGTACGAATACCACGACGACGACGCGCCGACGTGGAACTGGGTGCAGAACAAGCAGAACCTGTACTTCTCCGTCAAGTTCTAG
- the lpxC gene encoding UDP-3-O-acyl-N-acetylglucosamine deacetylase, producing the protein MEYQHTLADEIHLSGVGLHTGCEANLTLSPAPANAGFSFSLADGSRIPATHQTVRSTVRCTTLGSPTAEINTVEHVLAALAGMGVDNAVISIDAEEVPIMDGSAKPFADAIAKTGLVEQRVPRRILELRSPFWVRDGDKLLVVVPAPHFKINFFVAFPEPVGNQFLETPAITPEYFLREIAPNRTFGFRAEVEALYSQGLALGGSLDNAVVIDRDGYMGKLRFPDEIVRHKALDLIGDFALLGMHPRCEVIALKSGHALHVTAVRELLAPYRPAAIAR; encoded by the coding sequence GTGGAATACCAGCATACACTCGCCGACGAGATACACCTGTCCGGAGTCGGCCTACACACCGGCTGCGAGGCAAATCTGACACTTTCGCCCGCGCCGGCAAACGCGGGTTTTTCGTTTTCGCTCGCCGACGGCTCGCGCATACCTGCGACGCATCAGACCGTACGCTCGACCGTCCGTTGCACGACGCTCGGATCGCCGACCGCAGAGATAAATACGGTCGAGCACGTGCTCGCCGCGCTCGCCGGCATGGGCGTCGACAACGCCGTCATCTCGATCGACGCGGAAGAAGTCCCGATCATGGACGGGAGCGCGAAGCCGTTCGCCGACGCGATCGCCAAGACGGGACTCGTCGAGCAACGGGTGCCGCGCCGCATCCTCGAGCTGCGCTCGCCCTTCTGGGTGCGCGACGGCGACAAGCTCCTCGTCGTCGTGCCGGCGCCGCATTTCAAGATCAACTTCTTCGTCGCGTTTCCCGAGCCGGTCGGCAACCAGTTCCTCGAGACGCCCGCGATCACGCCAGAGTACTTCCTGCGCGAGATCGCGCCGAACCGGACCTTCGGGTTCCGCGCCGAGGTCGAAGCGCTCTACTCGCAGGGTCTCGCGCTCGGCGGGTCGCTCGACAATGCGGTCGTCATCGACCGCGACGGATACATGGGCAAGCTGCGCTTTCCCGACGAGATCGTGCGTCACAAAGCGCTCGATCTCATCGGCGACTTCGCGCTGCTCGGCATGCATCCGCGCTGCGAGGTCATCGCGCTCAAATCGGGTCATGCGCTGCACGTGACGGCGGTGCGAGAGCTGCTCGCGCCATACCGTCCGGCCGCGATCGCACGTTGA
- the lptB gene encoding LPS export ABC transporter ATP-binding protein, which translates to MDDKRLPTKIDVRGLTKRYGARTVVDHVFVDVNVGEVVGLLGPNGAGKTTTFYMVVGLVKPNDGSVILVDDQGRETDITHEPMHLRAREGLGYLAQETSVFRRLTVADNLRLIWEQRGVSREEQDRRLPALLEEFGLSALAHDRAETLSGGERRRVEIARAIATDPAFLLLDEPFTGIDPIAVADIQEIIRLLKAKGLGVLITDHSVRETLAIVDRAYILNRGRIEVAGSATEVAESPVARKFYLGESFRL; encoded by the coding sequence TTGGACGACAAGCGTCTGCCAACGAAGATCGACGTCCGCGGGCTGACGAAGCGCTACGGCGCGCGCACGGTCGTGGACCATGTCTTCGTCGACGTCAACGTCGGTGAAGTCGTCGGCCTGCTCGGTCCGAACGGCGCCGGCAAGACGACGACGTTCTACATGGTCGTCGGGCTCGTGAAGCCCAACGACGGGTCGGTCATCCTCGTCGACGACCAGGGCCGCGAGACGGACATCACGCACGAGCCGATGCACTTGCGAGCGCGTGAGGGTCTTGGATATCTCGCGCAGGAGACGTCCGTGTTCCGACGCCTCACGGTCGCCGACAATCTGCGGCTCATCTGGGAGCAGCGCGGCGTCTCTCGCGAAGAGCAGGACCGGCGCTTGCCGGCGTTGCTCGAAGAGTTCGGCTTGAGTGCGCTCGCCCACGACCGCGCCGAGACGCTGTCCGGCGGCGAGCGGCGCCGCGTCGAGATCGCGCGCGCCATCGCGACCGACCCCGCCTTCCTGCTTCTCGATGAACCGTTCACGGGCATCGACCCGATCGCGGTCGCCGACATCCAAGAGATCATCAGGCTATTGAAAGCCAAGGGGCTCGGCGTTCTCATCACCGACCACTCCGTCCGCGAGACGCTCGCGATCGTCGATCGCGCGTACATCCTCAACCGCGGCCGGATCGAGGTCGCCGGCAGTGCGACCGAAGTGGCGGAATCGCCGGTCGCGCGCAAGTTCTACCTGGGAGAGAGCTTCCGGTTGTGA
- a CDS encoding metallophosphoesterase: MSGPRRLVVYHTSDVHDARGFGAKLAAIVEPDSLLVDSGDALRGSSTVFHSVEGVLTEFAEAPYKAQAVGNREFHYLHSRMLARARSSRVPWVCSNLVDLRDRPPAFARSLVVDAGGLRVRILALLVPQYRTGSGWERVFGWRFLAPDVALREMQAAATEKADATLLLSHLGLAADRVLAPQHPELAAIIGGHSHDTLAHPEIVDGVPIVQPGPFAEYVGRLELDLGTERPSVASYSLVPLLASGSRR; this comes from the coding sequence GTGAGCGGACCGCGCAGGCTCGTCGTCTACCATACGTCGGACGTTCACGACGCGCGCGGTTTCGGAGCGAAGCTTGCAGCTATCGTCGAGCCGGACAGCCTGCTCGTCGATTCCGGCGATGCGCTCCGCGGGTCGTCGACGGTTTTCCACTCGGTCGAAGGCGTCTTGACAGAATTCGCCGAGGCCCCGTACAAAGCACAAGCGGTCGGCAATCGCGAGTTCCACTACCTGCATTCGAGGATGCTCGCGCGCGCGCGCTCGTCGCGCGTGCCGTGGGTCTGTTCGAATCTCGTCGACCTCCGCGACCGTCCGCCCGCGTTCGCGCGCTCGCTCGTCGTCGACGCGGGCGGCTTGCGCGTCAGGATCCTCGCTCTGCTCGTGCCGCAGTACCGCACCGGAAGCGGCTGGGAGCGGGTCTTCGGTTGGCGCTTCCTGGCGCCGGATGTGGCGCTGCGCGAAATGCAAGCAGCCGCCACCGAGAAAGCGGACGCGACGCTCCTGCTTTCGCACCTGGGCCTCGCCGCCGACCGAGTGCTCGCACCGCAACATCCCGAACTCGCCGCGATCATCGGCGGGCACAGTCACGATACCCTCGCGCATCCGGAAATCGTCGACGGCGTTCCGATCGTCCAACCGGGTCCGTTCGCCGAGTATGTGGGTCGCCTCGAACTCGACCTCGGTACGGAGCGTCCGAGCGTCGCCTCCTACAGTTTGGTGCCGTTGCTCGCGTCGGGATCAAGACGATGA
- a CDS encoding LptF/LptG family permease encodes MKILDRYMLKELVGPFVFGLAAFTLLFVAGNLLNIARLVSEEHASILSAAKYFVYTLPATLVLTFPMSMLLAVLLAMSRISGESELTAIRAGGVSLYRIAAPLFAVGLLASIVGFLFQEYVVPYASARAADILRNEIQSGGTGALANQTVSTILPNGDQQVTFAQGFDPATNELQGTTVEVFHAGYPISMLYAPRATYSGDRWQFRDAVLFGLQQPCCKVSDYPMLEIDIGADPSQIVEQTKSPEDMSRAEIYKLMESGVKESDRSRYALLQVTFDSKLARPFAALVFTMLAMPLGIRPQRSSSGAGFGISILIVFAYYVVSTVCLAVGRSNPNLSLIMAWLPNVAFGATAIWLVREAAKV; translated from the coding sequence GTGAAGATCCTCGACCGGTACATGCTCAAAGAGCTGGTCGGGCCGTTCGTCTTCGGACTCGCGGCGTTCACGCTGCTCTTCGTCGCGGGAAATCTGCTCAATATCGCGCGTCTCGTCTCCGAAGAGCACGCGAGTATCCTCTCGGCCGCGAAATACTTCGTCTATACGCTTCCCGCGACGCTCGTCCTCACGTTTCCGATGTCCATGCTCCTCGCCGTACTGCTCGCGATGAGCCGGATATCGGGCGAATCGGAGCTCACCGCCATCCGCGCGGGCGGCGTCAGCCTCTACCGCATCGCCGCGCCGCTGTTCGCCGTCGGTCTGCTCGCGTCGATCGTCGGGTTCTTGTTCCAGGAATACGTCGTGCCGTACGCGAGCGCGCGCGCAGCCGATATACTGCGTAACGAGATCCAATCCGGAGGTACCGGAGCGCTGGCCAATCAAACGGTCAGCACGATACTGCCGAACGGAGATCAGCAAGTGACGTTCGCGCAAGGCTTCGATCCGGCGACGAACGAGCTCCAGGGGACGACCGTCGAGGTCTTCCACGCGGGCTATCCGATATCGATGCTCTACGCGCCGCGCGCGACGTACTCAGGCGATCGCTGGCAATTCCGCGATGCCGTCCTCTTCGGACTCCAGCAGCCGTGCTGCAAAGTGAGCGACTATCCGATGCTCGAGATCGATATCGGCGCCGATCCGAGCCAGATCGTCGAACAGACCAAATCGCCCGAAGACATGAGCCGCGCAGAGATCTACAAGCTCATGGAAAGCGGCGTCAAGGAATCCGATCGCTCGCGCTACGCGCTGCTCCAGGTGACGTTCGACAGCAAGCTCGCCCGGCCGTTCGCCGCGCTCGTCTTCACCATGCTCGCCATGCCGCTCGGCATCAGGCCGCAGCGCTCGTCGTCGGGCGCCGGATTCGGCATCAGCATCCTCATCGTTTTCGCGTACTACGTGGTCAGCACCGTGTGTCTGGCGGTCGGCCGCTCGAACCCGAACCTCAGCCTGATCATGGCATGGCTGCCGAACGTCGCATTCGGTGCGACCGCGATCTGGCTCGTCCGCGAGGCGGCGAAGGTATGA
- a CDS encoding O-antigen ligase family protein, translating to MTQPRAVSTLSLALPYGYALLLPLFPLLIELADVLPRGVAVVGEGFAAALAAIVIVLCALGTFGSVGAPGWRDLIRMPVLWGLLALIATGIIAAAAGLSWHAGVFEILCEIGDALGFCVLWMALRDERVRRVFLSLFLISGILACVFAIALTLTRHPPAAFAYEHGRAAGTFLQPNEFAGYLLFVIPIGVAQFAATGWLKRLGIAGAALGTVAIAMSASRAAILGLLLALPILARRFGKRTLLVYCIGAAIALGLGLTVLRNVAHDPSENASRIAVWRGAARMAERFALTGVGPLAFNIAYPAYKMPDAQIDEVHAHDLPLNVLIENGVLGLAALAFCIIACIQAARAGSKDIASKDHERGLLFVALVTSFVASAIQNSVDLVTTFVFLMWWPMMGLMLGMSREP from the coding sequence ATGACGCAGCCTCGCGCGGTCTCGACGTTGTCGCTCGCACTCCCGTACGGCTACGCGCTGCTGTTGCCGCTTTTCCCGTTGCTCATCGAACTCGCGGACGTGTTGCCGCGCGGCGTCGCAGTCGTCGGCGAAGGGTTCGCCGCGGCGCTAGCCGCGATCGTCATCGTGCTCTGCGCCCTCGGCACTTTCGGGAGTGTCGGCGCGCCTGGTTGGCGCGATCTGATCCGCATGCCGGTGCTCTGGGGGCTTCTCGCGCTCATCGCGACCGGCATCATCGCTGCTGCTGCCGGTTTGTCGTGGCACGCGGGTGTTTTCGAGATACTTTGCGAGATCGGCGATGCGCTCGGCTTTTGCGTGCTTTGGATGGCATTGCGCGACGAGCGCGTGCGGCGCGTGTTTCTCTCGCTCTTCTTAATATCCGGCATCCTCGCGTGCGTGTTCGCGATCGCTCTGACGCTCACGCGCCATCCACCAGCCGCCTTTGCGTACGAACATGGCCGCGCCGCGGGGACGTTCCTGCAGCCCAACGAGTTCGCGGGCTATCTGCTCTTCGTGATCCCGATCGGCGTCGCGCAATTCGCCGCGACCGGGTGGCTCAAGCGCCTCGGCATCGCAGGGGCGGCGCTCGGAACGGTCGCGATCGCGATGTCCGCGTCGCGCGCGGCAATACTCGGCCTGCTTCTCGCTTTGCCGATCCTCGCGCGGCGCTTCGGCAAGCGCACGCTGCTGGTCTATTGCATCGGCGCGGCGATCGCGCTCGGACTGGGACTGACCGTGCTGCGCAACGTCGCGCACGATCCAAGCGAAAACGCTTCGCGCATCGCCGTGTGGCGAGGCGCGGCGCGAATGGCAGAACGCTTCGCGCTCACCGGGGTCGGTCCGCTCGCGTTCAACATCGCATATCCGGCGTACAAGATGCCTGACGCCCAGATCGACGAGGTCCACGCGCACGATCTTCCACTCAACGTGTTGATCGAAAACGGCGTCCTCGGCCTCGCGGCCCTCGCATTCTGTATCATCGCGTGCATCCAAGCAGCCCGCGCCGGATCAAAGGACATCGCGTCAAAGGACCACGAACGTGGCCTCCTTTTCGTCGCGCTCGTCACATCATTCGTCGCATCGGCCATCCAGAACAGCGTCGATTTGGTCACGACGTTCGTTTTCTTGATGTGGTGGCCGATGATGGGATTGATGCTAGGAATGTCGCGTGAACCTTGA
- the lpxA gene encoding acyl-ACP--UDP-N-acetylglucosamine O-acyltransferase produces the protein MTKRDSLGAHSLNIHPTAIVHPGAELGRGVEVGPFCLVGENVKLGEGTRLLSNVVVNGHTTIGKHNEVHPFTVIGATSQDKKYRGESSRVFIGDRNIIREFVTIHRGTGEGSQTSIGHDNLLLAYVHIAHNCLIGDFVVMSNSSQLAGHVTVEDYAGIGGMVGVHQFVRIGKMSFIGGYSKLLKDVPPYFMIQGNPGYVRGLNVEGMKRRGVAREAVNELKEAYRQLYRSEDRRSSALAELRTSLTTAEGKELIDFFMLPTERGIVTRPTARRRTSNGRAAATADTFDET, from the coding sequence GTGACGAAACGCGATTCCCTCGGAGCGCACTCGCTCAACATCCATCCGACCGCGATCGTCCATCCGGGCGCGGAACTCGGGCGCGGGGTCGAGGTCGGCCCGTTCTGCCTCGTCGGCGAGAACGTCAAGCTCGGCGAGGGCACGCGGCTGCTCAGCAACGTCGTCGTCAACGGTCACACGACGATCGGCAAGCACAACGAGGTGCACCCGTTCACGGTCATCGGTGCGACGTCGCAGGACAAGAAGTATCGCGGCGAGTCGTCGCGCGTGTTCATCGGCGACCGCAACATCATCCGCGAGTTCGTCACGATTCACCGCGGCACGGGCGAGGGCTCGCAGACATCGATCGGCCATGACAACCTGCTGCTCGCCTACGTGCACATCGCGCACAACTGCCTGATCGGCGACTTCGTCGTCATGTCGAACTCGAGCCAGCTCGCCGGACACGTCACGGTCGAGGACTACGCCGGCATCGGCGGCATGGTCGGCGTCCATCAGTTCGTGCGCATCGGGAAGATGTCGTTCATCGGCGGCTACAGCAAGCTGCTGAAAGACGTGCCGCCGTACTTCATGATCCAAGGAAATCCGGGTTACGTGCGCGGCCTCAACGTCGAAGGCATGAAGCGCCGCGGCGTCGCCCGCGAAGCCGTCAACGAGCTGAAGGAAGCGTACCGTCAGCTCTATCGCTCGGAAGACCGCCGGTCTTCGGCGCTCGCGGAGCTGCGCACGAGCTTGACGACGGCCGAGGGCAAAGAGCTCATCGACTTCTTCATGCTACCGACCGAACGCGGCATCGTGACGCGGCCGACCGCCAGGCGCCGCACGAGCAACGGCCGGGCAGCGGCGACGGCCGACACGTTCGACGAGACGTAA
- the lptC gene encoding LPS export ABC transporter periplasmic protein LptC, translating into MQVCPENRRVPAWTPWRIVVAVVALMLCGCSQNATTQVKQSPTPGPTPTKADYFIHGSSSNGAPVKVQDIVKGHPVYVLKATDVYYSTSSAKGRFLNDTIYFYKGNAVRLTLVAQVADVNRLTYDFVLHGDTGVKAKSATGVTMTCDTMSYNGNTKLLTATGSVRAVDAQGDVLTGDKAVADLDLQEIHMSGHVGIGRRR; encoded by the coding sequence ATGCAAGTCTGCCCCGAAAATCGGCGCGTCCCCGCATGGACCCCCTGGCGAATCGTTGTCGCGGTCGTCGCACTCATGCTCTGCGGTTGCTCGCAAAACGCGACGACGCAGGTCAAACAAAGCCCGACGCCTGGACCAACACCGACGAAAGCCGATTACTTCATCCATGGAAGCTCCTCGAACGGAGCGCCGGTCAAAGTACAAGATATCGTCAAGGGCCATCCTGTGTACGTCCTCAAGGCGACAGACGTCTACTACTCGACGTCGAGCGCAAAGGGCCGTTTTCTGAACGACACGATCTACTTCTACAAAGGAAACGCGGTGCGTCTGACGCTCGTCGCGCAAGTCGCGGACGTCAACCGATTGACCTACGATTTCGTCCTTCACGGCGACACCGGTGTCAAGGCGAAGAGCGCGACGGGCGTGACGATGACGTGCGACACGATGTCGTACAACGGCAACACGAAACTGCTCACGGCGACGGGTTCGGTCCGCGCGGTCGACGCCCAAGGCGATGTGCTGACCGGCGACAAAGCGGTCGCCGACCTCGACCTCCAAGAAATCCACATGTCAGGCCACGTCGGCATCGGCCGGCGGCGCTGA
- the fabZ gene encoding 3-hydroxyacyl-ACP dehydratase FabZ gives MAYVDVRSIMDILPHRYPMLLIDRITELEPQKRAVGYKNITFNEPFFTGHFPNNPVMPGVLIIEAMAQLGGSAILEPNSQTTTVPYLAGVDKVKFRRPVIPGDKLVMEVNVMWVRMNMGGLRAEARVDDQLVCSGELAFSMVSDTRLFRHDASILHM, from the coding sequence GTGGCTTACGTCGACGTCCGCTCCATCATGGATATATTGCCTCATCGCTATCCGATGCTGCTCATCGACCGCATCACCGAGCTCGAGCCGCAGAAGCGCGCCGTCGGCTACAAGAACATCACGTTCAACGAGCCGTTCTTCACCGGCCACTTCCCGAACAACCCGGTCATGCCGGGCGTGCTCATCATCGAAGCGATGGCGCAGCTCGGCGGCAGCGCGATCCTCGAGCCGAACAGCCAGACGACGACGGTGCCGTATCTCGCAGGCGTCGACAAGGTGAAGTTCCGCAGGCCGGTCATTCCGGGCGACAAGCTCGTCATGGAAGTGAACGTCATGTGGGTGCGCATGAACATGGGCGGCCTTCGCGCCGAAGCGCGCGTCGACGACCAGCTCGTCTGCTCGGGCGAGCTCGCGTTCTCGATGGTGTCCGACACGCGGCTGTTCCGCCATGACGCGTCGATCTTGCACATGTAG